TGTTTGTTTTTAGTTTCATAGTTGACCTCATACTTGCAATACTTTTTCTTATTTTATCACAAAAAAGCCAGAAATTCCTGAAATTTCTGGCTTTTATACAGATAAAATACTATTTCAATAATTCTGAAACAGGTTCAAAGACAATTTTTTCAATGTCTGAAAGGTAAATGGACAATTGTTGCTGTTTGGCAAAGAAATCTGACAAAAGAGCGTTCTCTTGGATTTGTTTGCTGAAAGACTGCATCTTTTCTTGGAAAGAGGCGTCTGGCATTTGTCCCGTTTGCGCCATGACTTGGATTTCTTGCTGGAAAGCGAGGTAGTCTGCAAAAATCTTGCTAGCTTGTTCATCAGCTTGGATGGCATCTTTTGCTGCCTTAACCGCCTTGTATTCTGGTAATTCACGTAACCCGCGGCTAAGTTCGTTTGCACTATCGTAAATATTTGACATGATTTTCTCCTTATTTGATGACGACTGTATAGTCTGTATTTTCTGTAATTAAGCGTTCCGCTCGTTCTAAATCTTGAGCATTTTTAAAGGAAATTTGTAGAATCCCGTGAATATCCTCACGATTTTCTTCGTTGATGTGGATATTGACCAAGGAAGTTCCACGTAGCAATTCCAAAATCCGCAAGATAACATCTTCCTCGTCGGGAACATCAACATAGAGGTCATAAGAACTGTCCACGCCTCCACGTTTATGGATTTCCATGGCCTGACGTTGCTCACGCGCTTGATTGAAAAAGTTCCAGATTTGCTCTTCATCTCCCTTGCTGATGGCTTGTCCAACCTCATCTAGGCGCTCCTTGAAATCCTCAATCCGATCTAGAATAGTCTCACGATTGGACAAGAGAATGGAAGTCCACATACCTGGCTCGCTTTCCGCAATGCGAGTCATATCTCGAAAACCACCCGCCGCAAAGCGCCTTGCCATCTCATGTTCTTGTGCATAGACCGCTGTCTGCTCCATGAGGCTGGAAGCCAGAATATGAGGAAAATGACTAATCTGAGAAGTCACCCGATCATGCTCCTTGGCATCAATCTCGATAAAACGAGCATGAAGGCCTGAAAGCAGATCCTTCATTTCCTCAAGCGTGCCAGGACTTGTCAGACTCGAAGGCGTAAAGATATAATAGGCATTTTCGAAGAGATTAACATCCGCAGAAGCAGCCCCTGTCTTGTGGCTACCAGCCATGGGATGGGCCCCAACAAAGCGAACAGGCTTGCCAGCTAAATACTTCTCCGCTGCTTCCACAATGGCTGACTTGGTCGAGCCGGCATCCGAGATAATGACGCCTTCCTTCAAGTCTAAGTTTGCCAGCTCCTTAATAAAAGCAATGGTCTGTTTGATTGGCAAGGTCAAGATGATGACATCTGCTAGGGGAGCGAAACTGGCAAAATCATCCGTCGCACGGTCAATCATCCCCCGCTCCAAGGCAATATCTCTCGAAGCCTGACTGCGATTATAACCCAAAATTTCATAATCCGGATGATCACGCTTGATACCGAGTGCCATCGAAGCACCAATCAAACCGAGACCTGCGATATAGATGGTTTTTGCCATAAGGACTCCTTAATAGTTCTTTGTATAGTCTCGGTGCTTGGCAACTGCCTCTTTTAATTCTTCAAGATTATCTGATGAGAATTTTTCAAGAATTTCCTGCGCCAAAACGGTGGCAACAACGGCTTCCATGACCACACCTGCAGCTGGAAGGGCGGTCGGATCACTTCTCTCCACGGTTGCCTTGTAAGGTTCGTGGGTTTCGATATCCACACTCATCAATGGTTTGTAAAGAGTGGGAATGGGTTTCATAACACCACGAACAACAATTGGTTGCCCATTGGTCATACCACCTTCGAAACCACCTAGATTATTGGTACGACGAGTATAGCCGTCTTCTTTAGACCAGAGAATTTCATCCATAACCTGGCTGCCTTTTCGGTAACCAGCTTCAAATCCGAGACCAAATTCCACCCCTTTAAAGGCATTGATAGAAACAACTGCTTGTGCCAATCGCGCATCCAATTTTCTGTCCCATTGGACATAGGAACCAAGACCAACTGGAACACCTCCGACGACTGTCTCCACAACCCCACCAATGGTATCACCGTCACGTTTGATTTGGTCAATATAGTCCTTGATTTCCTGTTCCCGCTCTCGGTTGACAATAGAAACTTCAGACTGGGCAGCTCGTTCCTTAATCTCAGCGACTGTCAGATTTTCAGGAACATCGATTTCCTTGCCACCAAAGACCACGACATGGTTAGCAATCTCCATATCCAGTTCAGCTAAGAGACGTTTAGCTACTGCCCCAACTGCCACTCTCATGGTGGTTTCACGAGCTGATGAACGCTCCAAAGAATTTCTCAAATCATCAAAACGGTACTTGATGCCCCCAACTAAATCGGCATGACCTGGGCGAGGATGGGTAATTTTTCGTTTGCTTTTAAGGCGGTCTTCAATGTCCTCTGCAGACATGATATCCAGCCATTTTTGGTGGTCCTTATTGATGACATCCATGGTAATAGGAGCCCCTGTCGTCTTCCCGTGGCGAACACCTGAAGTAAAGACAACCTGGTCACTCTCAATTTTCATACGGCCACCACGACCATAGCCACCCTGACGGCGTTTAAGGTCTCCATTAATATCCTCAGCTGTCAAAGGAAGTCCAGCGGGAATTCCTTCAATGATAGCCGTCAAACGAGGACCGTGTGATTCTCCTGCAGTTAAATATCTCATACGTTCTCCTTATTTTACCAAGTAGTCTTTCATCTCTTCCAGAGAAACTGGGTGAATGGTCGCTGAACCAAGCTCTGGTACCAAGACCAATTTCAAGGTATTGCCACGTGCTTTCTTATCATGAGTAAGTGCCTGATAGAGCTTGTCTACATCCCAGTTTTCATACTCAACAGGTAGTCCAAATTTCTGACACATCTCTGTAATGGACTGGGTTATTCCTTCTGGCATAAGACCTTTTTCCTCAGCAACCTTGGAAATCTGTACCATCCCCATGGCCACAGCTTCTCCATGCATGACCTTGCCATAACCAGCAGTCGCTTCGATGGCATGACCAATAGTGTGTCCAAAGTTGAGGTAGAGGCGAACACCATTGTCTAACTCATCCTCAACCACCATCTTGCGCTTCACCTGACAAGAATGTTCAATCAAGGTCTCTGCATGCTCCAAAATGCTCTCTACAGAACCATCTAGCTCCATCAAGAGAGCCCATAGTTCTGGATCCTCAATCAAGCCGTACTTGATAACCTCACCCATTCCCTCAATCAACTCTCTTTTCCCG
This genomic stretch from Streptococcus sp. 1643 harbors:
- a CDS encoding YlbF/YmcA family competence regulator; translation: MSNIYDSANELSRGLRELPEYKAVKAAKDAIQADEQASKIFADYLAFQQEIQVMAQTGQMPDASFQEKMQSFSKQIQENALLSDFFAKQQQLSIYLSDIEKIVFEPVSELLK
- the aroC gene encoding chorismate synthase: MRYLTAGESHGPRLTAIIEGIPAGLPLTAEDINGDLKRRQGGYGRGGRMKIESDQVVFTSGVRHGKTTGAPITMDVINKDHQKWLDIMSAEDIEDRLKSKRKITHPRPGHADLVGGIKYRFDDLRNSLERSSARETTMRVAVGAVAKRLLAELDMEIANHVVVFGGKEIDVPENLTVAEIKERAAQSEVSIVNREREQEIKDYIDQIKRDGDTIGGVVETVVGGVPVGLGSYVQWDRKLDARLAQAVVSINAFKGVEFGLGFEAGYRKGSQVMDEILWSKEDGYTRRTNNLGGFEGGMTNGQPIVVRGVMKPIPTLYKPLMSVDIETHEPYKATVERSDPTALPAAGVVMEAVVATVLAQEILEKFSSDNLEELKEAVAKHRDYTKNY
- the aroB gene encoding 3-dehydroquinate synthase, giving the protein MKIRIDIPHHPYDIQIEKGCLAQAGQWLRELWQPQKVVIVTDNHVASLYAERVKLSLEDAGFQVAVFDFLEGEERKNLTTVQKVYEFLVKQGLTRSDGIVVLGGGVVGDLAGFVASTYMRGIHFVQIPTSLTAQVDSSIGGKTGVNTPFAKNMVGTFAQPDGVLIDPLVLETLGKRELIEGMGEVIKYGLIEDPELWALLMELDGSVESILEHAETLIEHSCQVKRKMVVEDELDNGVRLYLNFGHTIGHAIEATAGYGKVMHGEAVAMGMVQISKVAEEKGLMPEGITQSITEMCQKFGLPVEYENWDVDKLYQALTHDKKARGNTLKLVLVPELGSATIHPVSLEEMKDYLVK
- a CDS encoding prephenate dehydrogenase yields the protein MAKTIYIAGLGLIGASMALGIKRDHPDYEILGYNRSQASRDIALERGMIDRATDDFASFAPLADVIILTLPIKQTIAFIKELANLDLKEGVIISDAGSTKSAIVEAAEKYLAGKPVRFVGAHPMAGSHKTGAASADVNLFENAYYIFTPSSLTSPGTLEEMKDLLSGLHARFIEIDAKEHDRVTSQISHFPHILASSLMEQTAVYAQEHEMARRFAAGGFRDMTRIAESEPGMWTSILLSNRETILDRIEDFKERLDEVGQAISKGDEEQIWNFFNQAREQRQAMEIHKRGGVDSSYDLYVDVPDEEDVILRILELLRGTSLVNIHINEENREDIHGILQISFKNAQDLERAERLITENTDYTVVIK